A genomic segment from Thermostichus lividus PCC 6715 encodes:
- the tsf gene encoding translation elongation factor Ts, translated as MAEISAKLVKELRDKTGAGMMDCKKALQESNGDMEAAIAWLRQKGLASAGKKAGRVTSEGLVDSYIHTGGRIGVLVEVNCETDFVARNEKFKALVQDIAKQIAACPNVEFVSIDDIPADYKEKERQIALGSDALQGKPPEVKEKIVAGKLEKTLKELCLLNQPFIRDQSKTVEELVKEKIAELGENIQVRRFQRFVLGEGIEKQETNLAQEVAAQTQAMAAAAPAPEPAPSPTEAESKGFAGSSSKSKKGSGKSRSTGKNKKGS; from the coding sequence ATGGCAGAGATTTCAGCCAAATTAGTCAAAGAACTGCGCGACAAGACCGGTGCCGGCATGATGGACTGCAAAAAAGCGCTGCAAGAGTCTAACGGCGACATGGAAGCGGCCATTGCTTGGCTACGGCAAAAGGGCTTAGCCTCAGCCGGTAAAAAGGCAGGCCGTGTCACCAGTGAAGGACTGGTGGATAGCTACATCCACACCGGCGGTCGCATTGGGGTTCTGGTCGAGGTCAACTGCGAGACCGACTTTGTTGCCCGCAACGAAAAATTCAAGGCACTGGTTCAAGATATTGCCAAGCAAATTGCTGCGTGTCCAAACGTGGAATTTGTCTCTATCGATGATATTCCGGCTGACTATAAGGAAAAGGAACGCCAAATTGCTCTTGGCTCTGATGCCCTGCAAGGTAAGCCACCGGAGGTCAAGGAAAAAATTGTTGCCGGCAAGCTAGAAAAAACGCTGAAAGAGTTGTGTTTGCTGAATCAGCCCTTTATTCGCGATCAGTCTAAGACCGTTGAAGAGCTAGTGAAGGAAAAAATCGCTGAACTAGGGGAAAATATCCAAGTACGGCGATTCCAACGCTTTGTTTTGGGGGAAGGTATCGAAAAGCAGGAGACTAATCTTGCGCAGGAGGTAGCAGCACAAACCCAAGCCATGGCTGCTGCTGCGCCGGCACCGGAACCGGCTCCCTCACCAACGGAGGCCGAGTCGAAAGGCTTTGCTGGTTCAAGTTCGAAAAGCAAGAAAGGGAGCGGTAAGAGCCGTTCCACTGGCAAAAACAAAAAGGGGTCATAG